In the genome of Bradyrhizobium ottawaense, the window AGGCCGCCACCCTCGCCGAGAACATCAGAAAGGCGCTTTGCGAACCCTTTGATCTCGGCGATCACCGGGTCACGGTGGGCACCAGCATCGGCATTGCCATCGCGCCGCGCGATGGCAGTGATTCCGACGGGCTCATGAAGAGCGCGGATCTCGCCCTCTACTCGGCCAAGAGTGGTGGACGTGGCGCATTCCGCTTCTTCGAGCCGGAACTCGACCAGCTCATGCATGCGCGACGCAACCTGGAGCGCGACATGCGGGATGCGCTTGCTGGCGGCGAATTCGAGCTGCACTACCAGCCATTCGTCAATACCGCGACCGGCGAGATCCGCGGCTTCGAAGCCTTGCTGCGCTGGCACCACCCGCGGCGTGGTCTGGTCTTGCCCGGCGAATTCATACCGCTCGCGGAGGAGGCCGGCTTGATCGTGCCGCTGGGAGAATGGATCTTGAGGACGGCCTGTGCGGAAGCCGCCAAATGGCCTGCCCATCTCAAGATCGCGATCAACCTGTCTCCCGCTCAATTCAGGAGCAAGGAGCTTGTTCCGGTCATTGTCGATGCACTGGCGAGCTCGGAAATTGCGCCACACCGGCTCGAGCTCGAGGTCACCGAGACGGTGATCATGCACGACAGCGAAGCCGTATTCGCAGCACTTGGTCAATTGCGCAAGCTCGGCGTGCGAATCGCCCTGGACGACTTCGGCACCGGCTATTCATCGCTGAGCTTTCTGCAGAGATTCCCGTTCGACAAAATCAAGGTCGACCGCAGCTTCGTCAGCGAACTGTCCAGCGCAAGGGCAGACGCGCACCATCTCGCGCGAGCAGTCGTTCGCTTCGCAGTCAGCCTCGGCAAGACGACGACCGCCGAAGGCGTCGAAACGAAGGAGCAATTGGACGTCCTCCGTGAAGAGGGGTGCGTCGAAACGCAAGGCTACTACTTCGGTCGGCCGATGCCCGCATCCGCCATTGCGAAAATGTTGCGGCGAGGTGCCAAGCGAGGTGACAAGGCAGCCGTCTGCGCTGCGTGAGCACCCGCATCCTCACTGCAGCGGAGGATCGCCGCTGGTGCGCTTCTTGGCGAGGTCCATCTCCGTCACCGCGATCAGAATCTCGGCGCGGGTCTTCAGGTCGGGCGCCTCCAGCATGGCCTGCTTCTCCGCGGGGCCATAGGGCGACATCATCGCCAGCGCGTTGACGAGCGCTTCGTTGGGCGCGCTTTCGACGCCTTCCCAGTCGACCTTGAGATTGTTGGCCTTCAAAAAGTCTGCCAGCACGGCCAGCAGCGCCTCGCGGTCGACCTCGTCCTCGCCCATGCGCGCGGTGAAGTCGTCGACGAAGGCGAAGAAATCCACCTTGCACTGCCGGTAGGCGGTGAGCACCTCGAGCTCCTCGACCACCTTGAAGCGCGAGACGCCGGTGAGCTCGAGGATGTAGCGGCCATCGCCGGATTCGGCGAGCTGGGTGATGCGGCCGACGCAGCCGACGCGGAACAGCGTCGGCTTGTCGGAATTCTTCGGCGAGTGCGCGACATCAGGCTGGATCATGCCGATCAGGCGATGTCCGTCGCGGAAGGAATCGTCGACCATCGACAGGTAGCGCGGCTCGAAGATGTTGAGCGGCATCTGGCCGCGGGGCAGCAGCAGCGCGCCCGGCAGCGGAAACACCGGAATGATCTCCGGGAGGTCGGCGGGTCCGCGATATTCGATGTTGATCGGCATCTGGTCCCGGTCCCCGCTGACTTGGTCAACCGCGCCTACGAAAACAGGATCGTCGACAAGCGCTTGCGTCCCTCGACGGTTGCATCATCCGTGCCGCCCCAGGCTTCGAAGAACTGCACCAGCTGCTTGCGGGCGCCGTCGTCGTTCCATTTGCGGTCGCGCTTGACGATCGCGAGCAGCTGCTCGGTAGCGGCCGCACGGTTGCCTTGCGCGTTGAGCGCGGTCGCGAGGTCGAATCGGGCCTGATGATCGAGCGGGTTTGCGGCGACTTTCTGTTCCAGCTCGGCGACCGGTCCGAGCGATTGCGCCTGCTCGGCGAGATCAATCGCGGCCTGCACGGCCTTTACCGCGGGGTCGTTGCGCTTGGATTCCGGCACCATGGCGAGCGTCTGCTTGGCCTGCTCCATCGCGCCGGAGACGGCATAGCATTTTGCGAGGCCCGCGAGCGCCGCGATGTTGGTGGCATCATGCTGGAGCACCTCGGCGTAGATCTGCGCCGCCGCAGCCGCATCGCCCTCGGCGAGCACGGCTTCAGCCTCATGCAGGATCTCGGCGATATTGGGCTCGCCCGGCGCGGTCACGCCTTTTGTCAGCTTTTCGATGAAGGCGTTGAGCTGGCTCTCGGGCACCGCGCCCATGAAGCCGTCGGCGGGCTGGCCGTTGACGAAGGCGATCACGGCCGGGATCGACTGGATGCCCATCTGGCCCGGGATCGCCGGGTGCTGGTCGATGTTCATCTTGACCAGCTTGACCTTGCCCTTGGCCGCCTTGACCGCCTTTTCGAGCAGAGGGGTGAGTTGCTTGCAGGGGCCGCACCACTCCGCCCAGAAATCGATCAGCACCGGCTGGCGCTTCGATTCCTCGATGACGTCCTTCACGAAGGTCTGGGTGGTGGTGTCCTTGATCAGATCGGCCGCAGCCGGGCCCGCCGCTCCGTTACCCTGGTCGATGATCGTCACGGGATCCCCTCGTCTATGTCCGGAATGGCGGGTCTTTAGCACGCCGCCACACCTTATGCTCGCTGTCGGCTCCTAAATTGGGCCGCGACGGCCGAATTTCAATCCATTGCGGCCGATTCGCCGGTTCCGGGGCACTTTCGGGCCATTTCGCCGCATTCAGGCTCCATATGGGGCCCCAAGAACCGAATCTAGATCGCCGGTAGCTGTTGCATTCCCCTCCCGGTTTTGGCATAGGACAGCCGTTGCCGGCGCGTCACGCGACCGACACAGGATGCGGGTGTAGCTCAGTGGTAGAGCACGACCTTGCCAAGGTCGGGGTCGAGGGTTCGAGCCCCTTCGCCCGCTCCAGTTTTTCCCAAAGCATCCAGCCGATCCGGACGGAAACGTGGTTCGCCGCGCCGCTGGCGGCTGTCCCGGGTTCGCAATGACAATTCTGGTCACCGGCAGCGCAGGCCACCTCGGGGAAGCCATCCTCCGGACCCTCCGGGCTCGCGGTTCCCCGGTGCGCGGGATCGATCTGAAGCCATCCTTCACCGACGCGGTCGGCTCGATTGTCGATCCCGGCTTCGTGCGCAGCCAGATGGACGGCGTCACCGCCGTCATCCACACCGCGACGCTGCACAAGCCGCATGTGGGGACCCACAGCAAACGAGACTTTGTCGACACCAACGTCACCGGCACGCTCAACCTGCTAGAGGCGGCGGCGAGCGCCGGCGTGCGCAGCTTCGTCTTCACCAGCACCACCAGCGCGTTCGGCTCGCAGCTCCGCTCCGGGGCGGGACAGGCGGCGGTCTGGGTCACCGAGGATCTGCCGCCGGTGCCGAAGAACATCTACGGCACCACAAAACTGATGGCGGAGACCCTGTGCGAGCTGTTCTATCGCGAGCGCGCTCTGCCGGTCGTCGTCTTGCGGACCTCGCGCTTCTTTCCGGAAGATGATGACGATCCGGCGATGCGCTCGGCCTACACGCTGGAGAACGCGCAGGCCAACGAGCTGCTCTATCGCCGGCTGGACATCACGGACGCCGTGAGCGCGCATCTGCTCGCCGCCGAACGCGCCCCGAAGATCGGTTTCGCCCGCTACATCGTCTCCGCCACCAGCCCGTTCGAGCCGCGCCATCTCGCCGCGCTTGCGCGCGATGCGGCCGGTGTCGTGCGCGAGCTCTATCCGGATTGCGCGCAGCTGTATGCGGCGCGAGGCTGGAACCTCCTCCCCGAGATCGACCGCGTCTATGTCAACGAGCGCGCGCGGCGTGAGCTCGGCTGGCGGCCGGAATTCGACTTCGCGCATGTGTTGAGCTGCCTTCGCGAGGGTCGCGATTTTCGCAGTGCGCTGGCGCGCGAGGTCGGCGCGAAAGGCTATCATGATTCGGTGTTCGACGACGGGCCTTACCCTGTCGCCCCCTGAGCGCCGCGTTCGTCATTTTGCTCGATGCATCAAATGCCTGTCCGGCGTCACCGCGTGCAACCCGGCCCGAGCCGTTCTACTGTGCATGGGGTTGTTTTCGCAGTTTTTGTTTTGGCCCGTCTCTCGTGCTGTCTGACGGCGAGCCGCCTGCCGGTCTGATTCCGCGTTGCAGCGAGAACGCTGTCGTCGCGGTGTTCGCGCTCATTGACACTCCGTCTCAATATTTAATGAGCGCAACCGCAACCCATGCGATGCCCTTCTCAGCACTCGCAGATGTGCTAGCCTTTTTATGTCTGCCTCTCGGCAGACCCCAAACTTCGCCTCTCGACTAGCAAAACAAAATAAATCGCAGCCCTGGCGGCTGCCTTAGGGGAGTGACGCGATGACATCGATGTTCCATCGATCCGTGTTGGCACTTGCGGCCGTGGCCCTTCTTGCGGGGACCAGCGCCGGCAGCGCGCAACAGCAGGACAAGAGCAAACCGCTGAAGAAATACGAATCCGGCACCAAGGAGTTCTGGACCCATCCGCCAGATGACTGGTTCCTCGGCGACGAGACCGAGGCGCAGAAGGGTCTCGCGCCGCCGTCGGGTCCGCCGACCGGCGCCTCCGATGCCGAGCTCGCCAACATCATCAAGAAGGTCAAGCTGCCGCCAGGATTCAAGATGGAGGTCTATGCCTCCGGCGTGCTGGCCGCGCGGCAGATGGCCTGGGGTGACAAGGGCACGCTGTTCGTCGGCTCGTTCGGCCTCGGCAACGTCTATGCCATCAAGGACAACAACGGAAAGAAGGAGGTCAAGACCGTCCTCAAGGGCCTCAACATGCCCACCGGTCTCGCCTTCAGGGACGGCGCGCTCTACGTCATCGCTGTCGACAAGCTGATCCGCTACGACAATGCGGAGGCCAATCTCGACAAGCTCGGCGACGGCAAGGTCGTCTATGACGACATGCCGTCCTATGCCGCGCATGGCTGGAAGTACATCGCAGTCGACAAGGAGGGCTGGTTCTACATTCCGTTCGGACCGCCCTTCAACATCGGTGTCCCGCCGACCAGCGTCTCGCAGATCCGCCGCGTCGATCCCAAGACCGGCAATGCCGAGATCTACGCGCTCGGTGTCCGCAACTCGGTCGGCGGCGACGTCGATCCGCGCACCGGCAAGTACTGGTTCACCGAGAATGCCCGCGACTGGATCAGCGATGATCTGCCCTCGGACAAGCTGAACATGATCAACCGGATCGGCGAGCATTTCGGCTATCCCTATTGCCACCAGGGCAATCTGCCGGACGACAAGTTCGCCATGGGCCACAAATGCTCCGAGTTCACGCCGCCGGTGTTGAACCTCGGTGCGCACGTCGCTCCGCTCGGCATGAAGTTCTATACCGGCGACCAGTTCCCCGCCGAGTACAAGAACAACATCCTGATCGCCGAGCACGGCTCCTGGAATCGCCACAAGTACCAAGGCGGCCGCATCATGCGCGTGATCGTCGGGCCTGACGGCAAGAACCCCAAGCAGGAGGTGTTCGCCTCCGGCTGGATCGAGGGCGACCAGGGCTATCTCGGTCGTCCTGACGACATCATCCTCGCCAAGGACGGATCGATCCTCGTCGCCGACGACTGGGCCGGCGCGATCTACCGCATCAGCTACAGCAAGAAGTAGCACGACAAGAGAAAGAGGCTGCGGTGGCCGGAGGGTGCCGCAGCCTCTTTGCTGAAAACGTGGATGTTGTCGTTCCGGATTGCGCGCCAGCGCAAGTCCGGAACCCATAACCATAAATCGGGGTTATGGATTCTCGGATGCGCAATTGCGCATCTTAGCTCGTGCTTCGCACGCCCTGGAATGAGCTAATTAGATCGGAATTCCCACGATGCGCCGCCAGTTTTCTTCTTACGCCATCGGCGCGCTCTCGCTTGCGGCGCTCGCATCCGTCCCGGCTCAGGCTGCGGACAATGCTGCGATCAAGGAGAAGGCTGCCGTCTGCTCCGGCTGTCACGGCGAGAACGGCATTTCGCAGACGGAGAATATCCCCTCGCTGGCCGGCCAGCCTGATCAGTTCATCCAGTGGCAGCTCGTGTTCTTCCGCGCGGGCTCGCGCAAGAACGACCAGATGCAGCCGATCGTCGAGGAGATCACCAATGAGGACATCCGCAATCTCGGCGCTTATTTCTCGCAACTGACGCCGCCGAAGGGACCGGAGGACAGCGACCCAGACCTGTCGAAGAAAGGCGCGCAAGTTGCCGCAGGCCGCCGCTGCGCCTCATGCCATACGGACAGCTTCGCCGGCACCAAGGGAGTGGCGCGACTGGCTGGCCAGCGCGAGGAATATCTGGTCAAGGCGTTGCGCGACTACAAAGCGGGCCAGCGCGTCGGCGGCGGCGTCGCCGCGATGGCCGATGTCGCCTATCACATGAGCGACGAGGAAATCACGGCGGTCTCGCACTATCTCACGCATTTGAAATAGTGCGGGGCTAGTTGCGGCAATCTCCGCTGTCGTCCCGGACAAGCGCGCCTCGAGCGCGCGCAGATCCGGGAGCCATAACCACAGGAAGATGTGGTTACGAGGGCTCGGAGTGACGACGTCGCGCACAATGTAGTCTTGTGGCTATGGGGTCCGGATCTGCGCTTACGCTTGTCCGGGACGACACCGAGTGTGTGGCTGGGTGTTACCCCGCCCGCTGCCTCTCATACGCCTTCAAATGCGTGTAGGCGATGCGCAGCTTGGGCACCGGCACCTTGGCGGCATCGGCGCGTGCGATGAGATCGCCGATGACGTGATCGGCTTCGACCGGCAGGCCCGCCTTGATGTCGCGGAACATCGAGGCCGTCATCGGCGAGCCTTCGGCGGTGAGGTTGCCCTTCACTCGCTCGAAGAACGGCCCGCCCGGCGTATAGCCCGACGCGGTGGCGATCGCGCTGGTCTCATCGAGCATGCCGAGCAGGAAGTCGCGGCCGCCGGGCGCGGCGAGGATGTTGCCGACGGAGGTGCGCATCAGGCTGGTGGAGGCCGCAAGCGAGGACAGGAACACCCACTTCTCCCACATGTCCTGCATGATGTTCTGGCTGGCGGCGGCACCGGTGATACCGCTCTTGAAGGCCTCGTCGATCGCCTTGACGCGATCTGACAGCTTTCCGTCGCGCTCGCCGTAGTTCAGCGACTGCATCGGTTGGAGCTGCACCACCTCGCGTTTCTCGTTCAGGGTCGCCGCGATGGCGCAGAGGCCGCCGAGCACGCGCTCCTTGCCGAATTTTGCATCGAGGATATCGAGATGCTTCATGCCGTTCAGCATCGGGATGATCGCCGTATCAGGTCCGACCGCCGGCGCAAACGATTTGATGGCGTCGTCGAGATCGAACGCCTTGCAGCTCAAGAGCACGACGTCGAACTTGTCCTTGAGCGCGTCGGCTTGCACGGTCGGCGGATTCTTCAAGGTCACATCGCCATTCGGGCTCTTGATGATGAGGCCGGCGCTTGCGAGCTCGCCGGCGCGGCGCGGCCGGACCAGGAAGGTGACGTCGCGGCCGGCTTGCAACAGCCTGCCACCAAAATAGCCGCCGATGGCGCCGGCGCCGACCACGAGGATACGCATGGGATGCTCCATTGTTGCTCTTGATTATTACTCTTGGCGGCTACTTATAATCGCCATTTCGAGCGAAGCGAAGCAATCCAGAATGCTGCCGCGATCACATTCTGTCGCCGGAGAATGAGCGGCTAAGTCCCGAGCACCATCTCCTCGACCTCGCGCAGCTGCTCCTTGCCGAAGAACATCTCGTTGCCCACGAAGAAGGTCGGCGAGCCGAACGCGCCGCGGGCAACGGCGTCCTCGGTGTTCTTGATCAGCCTGCCCTTCACCTCGGGTTCCTGGCTGCGGGCGAACAACTTCTGGGCGTCGAGCCCGGATGAGGCCAGCGCCTTCGCCGCGATCTCGGGATCGTCCATCTTCTTCGGCTCGCGCCACATGTGGTGAAAGGCCGCCTCGACGTATTTTTCGAATACGCCCTCGAGCTGTGCGGCAATCGCCGTGCGCATCAGGTTCAGCGTGTTGATGGGGAAATGCGGATTCCAGACATAGGGCTGGACATGGAAGCGCTTGACGAAGCGCTCGGTCTCGACCTGCTGGAATTCACGCTTGTTCTTGATGCCCGCGAGCGTCTCGGCCGGCGACTTGTTGTTGGTCGACTTGAAGATGCCACCGAGCAGGATCGGCACATATTCGAACTTGACGCCGATGCGCTGCTCGATCGCGGGGATCGCGAGGTGGCTGAGATAGGCATTCGGGCTGCCGAAATCGAACAGGAATTGCGGGGTTGTGCGGGTCAAAATCGTCTCCGTGACCTAACTTTTTTGATCTGGCTTACCCACATTGTGACGCAGCGTGCCCTGCGGGTCCACCGTTTAATGATGAGCATAATACTCTGGAAATCAGACCAGCCGTCGGATCGCCCGCTTGCGCCAGACCATGAGGTAATAGCCCATCTGCAAGACGAACATGGCGCAGAACACGATGGGATAGGCGGCCCACACGCCCGCAAGGCCCATCGTGTGGCTCAGGATCACCGCGGCAGGCAGCTCGATCGCGAGGATCGCGAAGATCGAGAGCAGCATTGGCATCAACGCGACGCCGGCCGCCCGCATGGCACCTGAGAACACTGTGGCGAGGCCAAACGGCACCGAGCTCCACAGGGCGATATCGAGCAGGCCTTTTGCCAGATCGAGCACGGCGGCATCGGTGATGAAGATGCCGAGGATTGCGCGCGGCGCGAGATAGATCAGCGCCACGAGCCCACCGGTCAAAACGAGGTTGAAAGCGAGCCCGGTCCGCACGATGCCGTCGAGCCGGGCCCTGTCGCCGCTGCCGACGGCCTGCGCGCCCAGGATCGAGACCGCGATCGAAATCGACATCGCCGTGAACTGCGTGTAGCCCATCACCTGGTTGACGGCGCCATAGGCCGCAGTGGCCTCCGATCCAAAGCGGTTGACGAGGCCGAGCAGAACCAGCTCTGCGATCGCCATCACCACCATGCCGATAGCGCTCGGCAATCCGATGCCGAGGATTTTTCCTAGCATGGCGCCGTTGAGCCGCAGGTGACCCAGCAGCGCCGCATCCGGCGCGAGCGCGTGCTTCTTTCGTAGCAGATAGAGTGCCAGCGCGATCAACGTGAGTGCGTTCGAGATCGCGGCCGCCCACGCCGGGCTGGTGATGCCGGCCGCCGGCAGTCCGAATGACCCACGGATCAACATCGGCGTCAGGATCAGCCCGATCGCGGTCGACAACGCCAGCGCCAACAGCGGCGTCAGCGCATCGCCGACGCCGCGGATCATCGCCGTCATCAACAGGAAGATGAAGCCGAGCGGCATCGTCAGCAGCATGATGCGCGCATAGGCGCTGGCCTGGTCGAGAATGTCCGCGGGCGTGGCGAGAGCCATCATCAGCTGACGGCTGAAGAGCCCGCCGATCAGCGCCACTGAGATTGAAAGCAGAAGGCCGATCGCGAGCGTCGTGCCTACGACGCTCTTGATCCGGCCGTGCTCGCCCGCGCCAAAGGCCTGGCCGATCAGCACGGTCGCGCCGGTGCTCAGCCCCATCACGAAGGCGAACAGGAAGAACATCACCGGGAAGAAGACTGAGACCGCGGCGAGCGCATCGACGCCGATCATCTGGCCGAGATAGACGTTGCTGACGGTGCCGAACAGCGATTGCAGCGCGTTGCTCAGCATCAAGGGTGCGAGGAAGCGGAGGAATGTTGTCCAGAGCGGCTTGGGGACAGACATGGATTGGCCTTTCATCAGGGCGTGCGAAGCCGTTGCCGCGCAATGCGCGGCTCGGCCGTCGATGGGAAGGTGAGAGCGCGCGCGCCTTAAGCGCGGTCGCTGTAGGCGAGCTTGACGATGTGGTCGCGGATATCGGTCGGCCAGTCCGCGATCAGTCCGGTGAAGCGTCGCCGGTCGTCGGCAAACAGCGCGCGCGAGGCTTCCTCGAACTGCGGCAGGTTGCCCGCCATGGTCGACATGAAGTGGTAGGCCGCGTCGCGCGCCTGCCGCTCGCGGTCCTTGTCGCCGCTCGCGCGCCTGGCCTCATCGACGAGCTTGCGCAGCGCGACCGAGGCGCCGCCCGCTTGCGCGTTGAGCCACTCCCAGTGTCGCGGCAACAGCGTCACCTCGCGCGCGACCACGCCGAGCTTCGGCCGCCCGCGCCCGCGCGGCTCGCTCGGTGGAGTGCTCTCCTCGACCGGCGGCGGCACAAGCTTCGCCAACCGCGCCAGGACCTCGCGATCCCCGCCGCGCAGATCGAAGTCGATCGATCGGCCGGTGCCGTCCTCGAAGATGAGGATGGGCTCGTCCGGCCGTTGCGCTACCCGCTTGACGACCAGCGCGATCTCGCCTGCCGGCCCGGACACCAGGCGACGCTGCCCCTGGAAGGCGGTGAAAATCTTCTGCATTGGAATCATTGTCATTTTGACGACGTTGGGTCATTTAATACCCGGGTAAATTGTCGGCGTCAATATACCCGGGTGAAAATATCCGTCCTGATGGCTCGACATTGTGATCCCAGGCTGGCACGAACGGCGCCGCGACTGCGCACGCCTAGCCACTACGCCTTGCCCCGGGGACCTCGCCGATGCTGACCGTTCACCACCTCAACAATTCCCGTTCGCAGCGCGTGCTGTGGCTGCTCGAAGAGTTGGGCGTGCCCTACGAGATCGTGCGCTATCAGCGCCAGCCGGACATGCGCGCGCCGAAGGAGCTGCGCGCCATTCATCCGCTTGGCAAGTCGCCCGTCATCACCGACAACGGCAACACTATCGCCGAGTCGGGCGCGATCATCGAATATCTCATCGCGACCTACGGCAACGGCCGGCTGATCCCGCCGCCGAACACGCCGGAGCGGCTGCGCTTCACCTATTGGCTGCATTACGCCGAAGGGTCCGCGATGCAGCCGCTGCTGTTGAAGCTGCTGTTCACGCTGATGCCGAAGCGCGCACCCGCGCTGCTGCGTCCGCTGGTGCGCAAGGTCTCGAACCAGGCGCTGACCACCCTGGTCAATCCGCAGCTCAAGCAGCACATGGATTACTGGGAAGGCGAGCTTGCAAAGAGCGAGTGGTTCGCCGGCAACGAGTTCACCGCAGCCGACATCCAGATGAGCTTTCCGCTGGAAGCGGCGCAAGCGCGCGGCGGGCTCGAGCAGGGCCATCCCAAGGCGATGGCGTTCCTCGAGCGCATCCACGCGCGGCCTGCCTATGCGCGCGCATTGGAAAAGGGCGGGCCGTATCAGGTGGGACGGTAGTTCTTTTTTATCGTCATCCCGGGGGCGCCCGAAGCGCGAACCCGGAATGACGAGATCCCGGGTTCGGCTCTGCGAGCCGCCCCGGGATGACAGTGACTGCTAGTGCGCGTGCAACACGCGTCCGCGCGTCTCCGGCAGCGCGAAGGCGGCGATGAAGAACAGCGCGTAAGCGACCACCGCGAAGATCGCGGTCGCATTCGCAAGCGAGGTCGACGCCGACAGCGCGCCGACGAGGAACGGAAACAGCGCGCCGATCCCGCGGCCGAAATTGTAGCAAAAGCCTTGGCCGGAGCCGCGCAGCCGCGTTGGATAGAGCTCGGTCAGGAACGCGCCGATTACTGCCCCGCAGCTTCTGCGCCGCGCGTGCGCGGATCGGGTGCGCCGAGCGGCCCGTTGGGTGTCACGACAATCGAATTGGCCGACGTCTGCCCCATCGGCTCGACGATGACATGGCCCATCGCCTTCAGCTTACCCAGAACATCGCTCGGAAAGCCGCCCTCGACACGGACTTCGTCCGGCAACCATTGGTGATGCAGCCGTGGCGCTGCGACGGCGGCCGCAACATCCATCCTGTAATCGAGGACGTTGACGATGACCTGCAGCACGCTCGAAATGATGCGGCTGCCGCCGGGCGAGCCCGTCACCAGCACCGGCTTGCTGTCCTTCAGCACGATGGTCGGCGACATCGAGGACAGCGGCCGCTTGCCGGGGCCCGGCAGATTGGCCTCGAAGCCGACGAGACCGTAGGCATTGGAGGCGCCGATTGCGGCGGTGAAATCGTCGAGCTCGTTGTTGAGCAGCACGCCGGTGCCGTCGGCAACGAGGCCGACGCCGTAGCTGAAGTTCAGTGTATAGGTGTTGCTGACGGCGTTGCCGCTGGAATCGACGACGGAAAAATGCGTGGTGTTGCTGCCCTCGCGCGGCGAGGGAGCCGCGGAAACGAGCTCCTTCGACGGCGTGGCGCGTTCGGCGGAGATGCCGGCGCGCAGCTTGGCGGCGTAGTCCTTCGCGACGAGCGTCTCGATCGGCGCGTTGACGAAGGCGGGATCGCCGAGATAGCGCGCGCGATCTGCGTAGGCGCGCTTCATCGCCTCGATCAGAAGATGCAGCGATGCCGGCGATCCCTGCTTCGAATCGGCAAGCTGAAAGCCCTCGAGGATGTTGAGCGTCTCCACCAGCACGACACCGCCCGACGAAGGCAGCGGCATCGACACGATGTCATAGCCGCGA includes:
- the ggt gene encoding gamma-glutamyltransferase; this encodes MMSSNSTRRTFFAFIAALAFGLSPAAAQDARRAYVPAAPDTVRAVAAEHGMVVAQERISAQIGADILRSGGNAVDAAVATGFAMAVTYPRAGNIGGGGFMVIHSADRNEDITIDYRETAPAATTPQIFLGADGKPDTAKSRDSALGVGVPGTVAGLALALEKYGSGQFTLAQLLAPAIALARDGFAVGDDMADTLPNWHRRLERWPSSAKIFSRPDGTPLGEGDRLVQGDLAETLSAVAAQGPRGFYEGPVAEKLAKAVTDAGGIMTPADLKAYQAVIRAPVRGTYRGYDIVSMPLPSSGGVVLVETLNILEGFQLADSKQGSPASLHLLIEAMKRAYADRARYLGDPAFVNAPIETLVAKDYAAKLRAGISAERATPSKELVSAAPSPREGSNTTHFSVVDSSGNAVSNTYTLNFSYGVGLVADGTGVLLNNELDDFTAAIGASNAYGLVGFEANLPGPGKRPLSSMSPTIVLKDSKPVLVTGSPGGSRIISSVLQVIVNVLDYRMDVAAAVAAPRLHHQWLPDEVRVEGGFPSDVLGKLKAMGHVIVEPMGQTSANSIVVTPNGPLGAPDPRTRGAEAAGQ